One stretch of Arachis duranensis cultivar V14167 chromosome 1, aradu.V14167.gnm2.J7QH, whole genome shotgun sequence DNA includes these proteins:
- the LOC107489725 gene encoding conserved oligomeric Golgi complex subunit 2 produces MADPMPAPPRSATDLFSDPLDSRPLWFKPASFLSPDFDSESYISELRTFVPFDTLRSELNSYLSSLNHELIDLINRDYADFVNLSTKLVDVDAAVVRMRAPLVELREKIEQFRGSVEVSLVAIKNGLKQRSEAAAARETLELLLDTFHVVSKVEKLIKELPSVPTDWSNGDGSLTDKNSLSNGVSVQHVENGTSVRETQSMLLERIASEMNRLKFYVTHAKNLPFIENMEKRIQNASQIVDASLGHCFADGLEHRDATAIYNCLRAYAAIDNTKNAEELFRTTIVAPLIQKIIPHGPSAVAAGSSGDELDNDYQQIKECIAKDCKFLLDISSAENSGLHVFDFLANSILKEVLSSIQKGKPSAFSPGKPAEFLKNYKASLDFLAYLEGYCPSRSAVAKFRSEAIYIEFMKQWNIGVYFSLRFQEIAKSLDDVLSTSSLVPLQDTVSGKENRVLTLKQSVTLLESMRSCWREDVLVLSCSDKFLRLSLQLLSRYSNWLSSGLNGRKSHSTNTNTGFQWAVSAAIDDFIYVIHDIRCLEEHVRGDYLEHVLQLLSSCSPDVLESVRQSILQGGQSLKSIEPLVTKAVVESLVEKSVEDLRQMKGITATYRMTNKPLPVKHSPYVAGVLRPLKAFLDGERATRYLTSESRDEILLSAATEITDRYYELASDLVNVARKTEFSLQKIRQSAQRRAGASSDVSDNNVSDTGKICMQLFLDIQEYASNLSALGVEAVKIASYRSLWQCVAPADKQNTI; encoded by the exons ATGGCGGATCCGATGCCGGCGCCACCAAGATCTGCCACGGACCTTTTCTCGGATCCGCTGGACTCCCGCCCTCTGTGGTTCAAACCGGCGTCGTTTCTTTCTCCTGACTTCGACTCCGAATCTTACATCTCTGAGCTGCGAACCTTCGTCCCCTTCGACACGCTCCGCTCAGAGCTGAACAGCTACCTCTCCTCCCTCAACCACGAGCTCATCGATCTCATCAACCGCGACTATGCTGACTTTGTTAACCTCAGTACCAAGCTCGTCGACGTCGACGCTGCCGTCGTTCGCATGCGTGCGCCGCTCGTTGAGCTCCGTGAGAAGATCGAGCAGTTCAGGGGATCCGTTGAGGTGTCCCTTGTCGCCATCAAGAACGGTTTGAAGCAGAGATCCGAGGCTGCCGCTGCTAGAGAGACTCTCGAGCTTCTTCTTGACACGTTTCACGTTGTTTCTAAG GTTGAAAAGCTGATAAAGGAGCTGCCTAGTGTACCCACTGATTGGTCGAATGGGGATGGAAGTTTGACAGACAAGAATTCCCTGAGCAATGGAGTTTCTGTGCAGCATGTTGAGAATGGAACAAGTGTTAGAGAGACCCAAAGCATGCTATTGGAGAGAATTGCTAGCGAGATGAACAGGCTAAAATTCTATGTTACACATGCAAag AACCTGCCTTTTATTGAGAATATGGAGAAGAGGATTCAAAATGCAAGCCAAATAGTGGATGCAAGCTTGGGACATTGCTTTGCCGATGGTCTGGAGCACCGGGATGCAACTGCAATCTACAATTGCTTACGTGCATATGCTGCTATTGATAACACCAAGAATGCAGAAGAACTCTTTCGAACCACTATTGTGGCTCCGTTGATACAGAAGATTATACCACACGGGCCATCAGCTGTGGCTGCAGGCTCATCCGGAGATGAGCTTGATAATGATTATCAGCAAATTAAGGAGTGCATTGCTAAGGACTGTAAATTTTTATTGGACATTTCTTCAGCTG AAAATTCAGGTTTGCATGTCTTTGACTTCTTAGCCAATTCAATCCTCAAGGAGGTTCTCTCTTCCATTCAGAAGGGAAAACCAAGTGCATTTTCTCCTGGAAAACCAGcagaattcttgaagaattacaAAGCAAGCTTAGACTTCTTGGCTTATCTAGAAG GCTACTGTCCGTCCAGATCGGCTGTTGCTAAATTTCGATCTGAAGCAATTTATATAGAGTTCATGAAGCAATGGAATATTGGAGTTTATTTCTCTCTGAG GTTTCAGGAAATAGCAAAGTCTTTAGATGATGTGCTTTCAACATCCAGTCTTGTCCCTTTGCAAGACACAGTCTCTGGCAAAGAAAATCGAGTTTTAACATTAAAACAAAGTGTTACACTGTTGGAGAGTATGAGATCATGCTGGAGAGAAGATGTTCTTGTCCTTTCTTGCTCTGACAAGTTCCTACGCCTATCCTTGCAGCTTCTTTCCAG ATACTCAAATTGGCTGTCGTCTGGACTGAATGGGCGCAAGAGCCATAGCACAAACACCAACACTGGGTTTCAATGGGCTGTTTCTGCTGCTATAGATGACTTTATTTAT GTAATTCATGATATAAGGTGTCTGGAAGAGCATGTTCGTGGAGATTACCTAGAGCACGTGCTTCAGCTTCTATCTTCATGCTCCCCTGATGTTCTTGAATCAGTAAGGCAGAGCATTTTACAAGGTGGTCAATCATTGAAATCTATAGAACCATTAGTCACCAAAGCAGTAGTGGAGTCATTAGTGGAAAAGTCAGTTGAG GACTTGAGACAGATGAAGGGGATAACAGCAACCTACAGGATGACTAATAAACCTCTACCCGTGAAGCATTCACCCTATGTTGCAGGTGTATTACGTCCCCTAAAG GCTTTTTTGGATGGAGAGCGAGCTACAAGATATCTGACAAGTGAAAGCAGGGATGAAATACTTCTATCTGCTGCTACTGAGATCACTGATCGTTATTATGAATTAGCATCGGACCTTGTCAATGTG GCGAGAAAGACAGAATTTTCTCTCCAGAAAATTAGGCAGAGTGCACAAAGACGAGCCGGAGCAAGTTCAGATGTCTCAGATAACAATGTGTCTGACACCGGCAAAATTTGCATGCAGCTGTTCCTTGATATTCAG GAATATGCCAGTAACCTCTCCGCATTAGGGGTTGAAGCAGTCAAGATTGCATCCTACCGTTCATTATGGCAGTGTGTGGCTCCTGCTGATAAGCAAAATACAATTTAA